From a region of the Helianthus annuus cultivar XRQ/B chromosome 5, HanXRQr2.0-SUNRISE, whole genome shotgun sequence genome:
- the LOC110942926 gene encoding 36.4 kDa proline-rich protein-like encodes MSKVPVPQLGLGFIPDFPHDFDSDQEVEFIPEEQPAEAPVLPDDQLLDMPADHEPALADPLPVHDPIPDDVPVVAPPAVDAPVVAPPVVDAPVVAPLPDPMPVFVDHAPFATHIDPRYADTRNWWIEDDDDYPPFVLPVTPPAAPVFAPADVPQYHPHVSDVHRTDLPITFL; translated from the coding sequence ATGTCTAAGGTGCCCGTCCCACAGCTGGGTTTGGGGTTCATCCCTGATTTTCCTCACGATTTCGATTCAGACCAGGAGGTCGAGTTTATCCCAGAGGAGCAGCCTGCTGAGGCCCCTGTTCTTCCTGATGATCAGCTTCTTGACATGCCCGCTGATCATGAGCCTGCTTTAGCCGACCCTTTACCTGTGCACGACCCTATTCCTGATGATGTACCAGTCGTTGCACCACCCGCTGTTGATGCTCCAGTAGTTGCACCACCAGTTGTTGATGCCCCAGTGGTTGCACCCCTGCCTGATCCTATGCCTGTATTTGTTGACCATGCACCTTTTGCCACCCACATCGATCCTAGATATGCTGACACCCGTAATTGGTggattgaggatgatgatgactaTCCTCCGTTTGTTCTACCAGTCACTCCCCCTGCTGCACCTGTTTTTGCACCCGCCGATGTCCCACAGTATCACCCTCATGTGTCAGACGTCCACCGCACAGACTTACCCATTACATTTCTTTAG